In the genome of Actinomadura graeca, one region contains:
- a CDS encoding GNAT family N-acetyltransferase, whose product MHERAARALPAQHVEDVGGWSLRRAPGCAWWAGTVQPHGHAGPDEMLRRIVEAERYYAGHNMIARFEISPPACPDGLDTLLAERGYRRESLMSLQVALATDILEQAPAGALRVRLDDRPNDAWFEIWHTVLGHGRDRRAEWDMLDRIRQPSAYASATLGDDVVAVGRAVADTGWVGLFGMATLPEARGKGAARDLITAFAGWAASRADRMYLQVERANPPALRLYERAGFTEIAGYHYRAGE is encoded by the coding sequence TTGCACGAGCGGGCCGCTCGCGCCCTTCCGGCCCAGCATGTCGAGGACGTCGGAGGGTGGTCGCTGCGACGGGCACCCGGCTGTGCCTGGTGGGCGGGCACGGTGCAGCCGCACGGCCACGCCGGGCCGGACGAGATGCTCCGGAGGATCGTCGAGGCCGAGCGGTACTACGCCGGTCACAACATGATCGCGCGGTTCGAGATCAGCCCACCGGCGTGCCCCGACGGTCTGGACACGCTCCTGGCCGAACGCGGCTACAGGCGCGAAAGCCTGATGTCGCTCCAGGTAGCCCTGGCCACCGACATACTGGAACAGGCGCCCGCAGGGGCACTGCGGGTCCGGTTGGACGACCGTCCGAACGACGCGTGGTTCGAGATCTGGCACACCGTGCTCGGACACGGCCGGGACCGCCGCGCCGAATGGGACATGCTGGACCGCATACGGCAGCCGTCCGCCTACGCCAGCGCGACGCTCGGAGACGACGTCGTCGCCGTGGGCCGCGCGGTCGCCGACACGGGCTGGGTGGGTCTGTTCGGCATGGCCACGCTTCCCGAGGCCCGGGGAAAGGGCGCGGCCCGCGACCTGATCACCGCGTTCGCGGGCTGGGCCGCGAGCCGGGCCGACCGCATGTACCTCCAGGTGGAACGCGCCAACCCCCCGGCGCTCCGCCTCTACGAACGGGCGGGCTTCACCGAGATCGCCGGCTACCACTACCGCGCGGGAGAGTGA
- a CDS encoding alpha/beta hydrolase, which produces MQTPEPLTLYTPDGVRIDAGHLRGDGSLCFVLAHGFTCSWRQPALRGIAGALHRHGGVIGLDFRGHGRSGGHSTVGDREILDVEAAVAAARRRGYDRVAVTGFSMGGAIAVRHAALHGGVDAVVSVSAPARWYYRGTVPMRRVHWAIERRAGRLAVRLARGTRVAPKGWDPTPEAPHEVAGRIAPAPLLVVHGDADPFFPLEHGRQLYEAAGDPRELWIEPGFGHAEAAASPALIDRIGAWASTTVAPARQPS; this is translated from the coding sequence GTGCAGACTCCGGAGCCGCTGACCCTCTACACCCCCGACGGCGTCCGTATCGACGCGGGGCATCTCCGGGGCGACGGCTCCCTGTGCTTCGTCCTGGCGCACGGTTTCACCTGCTCGTGGCGGCAACCGGCGCTCCGGGGGATCGCCGGTGCCCTCCACCGGCACGGAGGCGTCATCGGCCTCGATTTCCGCGGCCACGGCAGATCGGGCGGACACTCGACGGTCGGCGACCGCGAGATCCTCGACGTGGAGGCCGCGGTCGCCGCCGCGCGCCGCCGGGGCTACGACCGGGTGGCCGTCACGGGATTCTCGATGGGCGGGGCCATCGCCGTCCGGCACGCGGCGTTGCACGGCGGGGTGGACGCCGTCGTCTCCGTCAGCGCCCCCGCCCGCTGGTACTACCGCGGCACGGTGCCGATGCGGCGCGTGCACTGGGCGATCGAAAGGCGCGCCGGACGGCTCGCGGTACGCCTGGCGCGAGGCACCCGAGTCGCACCGAAGGGCTGGGACCCCACCCCCGAGGCGCCCCACGAGGTCGCCGGGCGGATCGCGCCCGCGCCGCTCCTGGTCGTCCACGGAGACGCGGACCCGTTCTTTCCGCTTGAGCACGGCCGGCAGCTGTACGAAGCGGCCGGGGATCCGCGCGAACTGTGGATCGAGCCGGGCTTCGGGCATGCGGAGGCGGCCGCGTCCCCGGCCCTGATCGACCGCATCGGAGCTTGGGCGTCAACCACTGTCGCCCCCGCTCGTCAACCTTCATAG
- a CDS encoding ArsR/SmtB family transcription factor, with protein MAAVRAVAKVLASPSRLMLLDLLPQGEHRVWTLAAAAKLRASNSPAHLKVLAAGGLMDSRRSGTRVLYRVGDRRVTVLAEQLKRLAVEVLPAADTAARSPLDPDALSVDRTELNARLADGSAVVVDVRPATEYAAGHIDGAPYIPLHELEARLGELPEHAEIVANCRGRYCVLSADVIVVPYAHGRTARILDGGIAEWAADGLPTAFTV; from the coding sequence GTGGCAGCAGTTCGCGCGGTCGCCAAGGTGCTGGCGTCGCCGTCGCGGCTGATGCTCCTGGATCTGCTCCCCCAGGGCGAGCACCGGGTGTGGACGCTCGCGGCCGCTGCCAAGTTGCGGGCGTCGAACTCACCGGCTCACCTGAAGGTCTTGGCCGCAGGGGGCCTGATGGACTCGCGGCGGTCGGGGACGCGGGTGCTGTATCGGGTGGGCGATAGGCGGGTGACGGTCCTGGCCGAACAGCTCAAGCGCCTCGCGGTCGAGGTACTGCCCGCCGCCGACACGGCCGCCCGCAGCCCGCTGGATCCTGACGCGCTTTCGGTGGACCGGACCGAGCTGAACGCGCGGCTCGCCGACGGCAGCGCGGTCGTGGTGGACGTGCGACCGGCCACCGAGTACGCCGCAGGCCACATCGACGGCGCGCCCTATATTCCCCTGCACGAGCTGGAGGCGCGGCTGGGCGAGCTTCCTGAGCATGCGGAGATCGTCGCCAACTGCCGGGGCCGGTACTGCGTCCTGTCGGCCGACGTCATCGTCGTACCGTACGCGCACGGCCGCACCGCCCGGATCCTGGACGGCGGCATCGCCGAATGGGCCGCCGACGGCCTGCCCACCGCATTCACCGTGTGA
- a CDS encoding SRPBCC family protein produces the protein MTQTAVNRSVVIDAPVEHAFKVFTERFGDFKPREHNLLASPIAETVFEARIGGHIYDRAQDGSECRWARVLAYEPPSRVVFSWDIGVQWQIEEDTANTSEVEVRFIEESPSRTRVELEHRHIDRHGPGWESLAEGVGNDQGWPLYLDRYTALFD, from the coding sequence ATGACACAGACGGCCGTGAACCGGAGCGTCGTGATCGACGCACCGGTCGAGCACGCCTTCAAGGTCTTCACCGAGCGGTTCGGCGACTTCAAGCCGCGTGAGCACAACCTGCTCGCCTCACCCATCGCCGAGACCGTCTTCGAGGCCAGGATCGGCGGGCACATCTACGATCGCGCCCAGGACGGCAGCGAGTGCCGGTGGGCGCGGGTCCTGGCCTACGAGCCGCCCTCCCGCGTGGTGTTCTCCTGGGACATCGGCGTCCAGTGGCAGATCGAGGAGGACACCGCCAACACCAGCGAGGTCGAGGTCCGCTTCATAGAAGAATCGCCCTCCCGAACCAGGGTGGAGCTGGAGCACCGGCACATCGACCGGCACGGGCCCGGCTGGGAGTCCCTCGCTGAGGGCGTCGGCAATGACCAGGGCTGGCCGCTCTACCTGGACCGGTACACCGCACTCTTCGACTGA
- a CDS encoding ArsR/SmtB family transcription factor: MATYRSDDDAWSALGDPTRRTIVTTLAERPRSVGELADELPVSRPAVSQHLKVLKDAGLVDETAAGTRRIYRLNPAGVAALRDQLDLFWDRALSGFQDAAERDRPAVPDQHEEQS, from the coding sequence GTGGCCACTTACCGATCAGACGACGACGCATGGAGCGCGCTGGGCGATCCGACGCGGCGGACGATCGTCACGACCCTGGCCGAGCGTCCGCGCTCGGTCGGGGAACTCGCCGACGAGCTGCCGGTCAGCCGGCCCGCGGTGTCGCAGCATCTGAAGGTGCTGAAGGACGCCGGGCTCGTGGACGAGACCGCCGCGGGCACCCGCCGGATCTACCGGCTGAACCCGGCGGGCGTGGCGGCGCTCCGCGATCAACTCGACCTGTTCTGGGACCGGGCGCTGTCGGGTTTCCAGGACGCGGCCGAGCGGGACCGTCCGGCCGTTCCGGACCAGCACGAGGAGCAGTCATGA
- a CDS encoding class I SAM-dependent methyltransferase, with protein sequence MASSEPASSVDGYLLDNARPEAGTRFDALSELFDPSTFRHIEQLGITSGWRCWEVGAGGTSVVTWLADKVGPTGQVVATDIDTSWIAGTAGGAVKVLRHDVGRDAPPEGGGFDLVHARLVLVHVTGREQALRTMAESLRPGGVLLLEDADPALQPRICLDEYGPEQALANKLRNAFRSLLASRGGDLAYGRKLPRLLREAGLDDVRADAYFPITSPACDILEAATVRHVRDALVAADLATDTEIDTHLANIATGHLDLSTAPMISALGRRP encoded by the coding sequence ATGGCATCCTCCGAACCGGCCTCCTCAGTCGACGGCTACCTCCTGGACAACGCCCGGCCAGAGGCAGGCACCCGCTTCGATGCGCTGAGCGAGCTGTTCGACCCGTCCACGTTCCGGCACATCGAGCAGCTCGGCATCACCTCGGGGTGGCGCTGCTGGGAGGTGGGGGCGGGCGGTACCTCGGTGGTGACCTGGCTCGCCGACAAGGTCGGGCCGACAGGCCAAGTGGTGGCGACCGACATCGACACATCGTGGATCGCCGGAACGGCCGGAGGCGCGGTGAAGGTCCTGCGCCACGACGTAGGACGTGACGCGCCCCCCGAAGGCGGCGGCTTCGACCTTGTGCACGCCCGCCTAGTGCTTGTGCATGTCACCGGCCGGGAACAGGCCCTGCGCACGATGGCCGAATCACTGCGGCCCGGTGGCGTGCTCCTATTGGAGGACGCAGACCCGGCGTTGCAGCCTCGGATCTGTCTCGATGAATACGGTCCCGAGCAGGCGCTGGCCAACAAGCTGCGCAATGCCTTCCGTTCATTGCTGGCCTCCCGTGGCGGCGACTTGGCCTATGGACGCAAGCTCCCCCGGCTCCTACGGGAGGCAGGACTGGACGACGTCCGAGCGGACGCGTACTTCCCGATCACCTCGCCCGCTTGCGACATCTTGGAAGCGGCGACGGTCCGCCACGTCCGCGATGCCCTCGTCGCCGCAGACCTCGCGACGGACACGGAGATCGACACCCACCTGGCGAACATCGCCACGGGCCACCTGGACCTGTCCACCGCCCCCATGATCTCCGCCTTGGGCCGCCGCCCCTAG
- a CDS encoding DUF1731 domain-containing protein: MKIVMPGGTGQVGGILDRALSAAGHEVVVLTRRPAREREVGWDGATPGSWAEVIDGADVVVNLAGRSVSCRYTPTNLQAMMDSRVLSTRVVGEAIAASARPPRVWLQMSTATIYAHRFDAANDEAAGVIGGGEAGVPGYWAYSVAIAKAWEREQERAETPSTRKVALRSAMVMSPDRGGVFDVLLRLARLGLGGAVAGGAQYVSWIHDRDFVRAVEFLASRDDLAGPVNLAAPSPLPHRAFMRELRGAWGVPVGLPATRWMAELGALALRSDTELLLKSRRVVPGRLLEAGFTFDHGRWPEAAADLVRRVRGGPGHVALGR; encoded by the coding sequence ATGAAGATCGTGATGCCCGGGGGGACCGGGCAGGTCGGCGGGATCCTGGATCGTGCCCTGAGCGCTGCGGGGCATGAGGTCGTGGTCTTGACCCGGAGGCCGGCACGCGAACGCGAGGTCGGGTGGGACGGAGCGACGCCGGGCTCCTGGGCGGAGGTGATCGATGGCGCCGACGTCGTGGTCAATCTGGCCGGGCGCAGTGTCAGCTGCCGTTACACGCCGACCAACCTGCAGGCCATGATGGATTCGCGGGTGCTCTCGACCCGGGTCGTGGGGGAGGCGATCGCGGCTTCCGCGCGGCCTCCCCGCGTCTGGTTGCAGATGAGCACCGCCACCATCTATGCCCACCGCTTCGACGCGGCCAACGACGAGGCGGCGGGTGTGATCGGCGGTGGTGAGGCCGGTGTCCCGGGCTACTGGGCCTACAGCGTCGCGATCGCCAAGGCGTGGGAGCGGGAGCAGGAGCGGGCCGAGACGCCGTCCACACGGAAGGTCGCGCTGCGCTCCGCCATGGTGATGAGCCCCGATCGCGGTGGTGTCTTCGACGTGCTGTTGCGGCTGGCGCGGCTCGGCCTCGGCGGTGCCGTGGCGGGCGGCGCGCAGTACGTGTCGTGGATCCATGACCGTGACTTCGTCCGCGCGGTCGAGTTCCTGGCCTCACGGGACGATCTCGCCGGGCCGGTGAACCTCGCCGCTCCCTCTCCGCTGCCCCATCGGGCGTTCATGCGTGAGCTGCGTGGTGCGTGGGGCGTCCCGGTCGGGCTTCCCGCGACGCGGTGGATGGCGGAGCTCGGTGCGCTCGCGCTGCGCTCGGACACCGAGCTGTTGCTGAAGAGCCGCCGCGTCGTCCCAGGTCGCTTGCTGGAGGCCGGCTTCACGTTCGACCACGGCCGGTGGCCGGAGGCCGCCGCCGACCTCGTACGGCGTGTGCGCGGCGGCCCGGGCCACGTCGCCCTCGGCCGGTGA
- a CDS encoding MmcQ/YjbR family DNA-binding protein: protein MIEKDTLQRVQEICLALPEAAEKPFGGHTAPSFRIREKLFLMTSEDGLSMMFKAGPGVQEALVGESPERFFVPKYVGSKGWVGARLDVEQDWAELAELIEDSYRLIAPKRLSALLDQR, encoded by the coding sequence ATGATCGAGAAAGACACGCTCCAGCGGGTGCAGGAGATTTGCCTGGCCCTCCCCGAGGCGGCGGAGAAGCCGTTCGGCGGTCATACGGCCCCGTCCTTCAGGATCCGCGAGAAGCTGTTCCTGATGACGAGCGAGGACGGCCTGTCGATGATGTTCAAGGCCGGGCCCGGGGTCCAGGAGGCCCTCGTCGGCGAGAGCCCCGAGCGCTTCTTCGTCCCCAAGTACGTCGGGAGCAAGGGCTGGGTGGGGGCGCGGCTGGACGTCGAGCAGGACTGGGCGGAGCTCGCCGAGCTCATCGAGGACAGCTACCGCCTCATCGCCCCCAAACGCCTGTCCGCCCTCCTCGACCAGCGCTGA
- a CDS encoding carboxylesterase/lipase family protein, whose amino-acid sequence MDHHPEAVTTAGAVRGRREDGLAVFRGVPFARPPVGPLRFAAPEPPEPWEGVRPAEAFGPPPPQSPGPGPARPVATGDDWLTCNVWSPDLGAGGLPVMVWIYGGAYLSGSSGDPGYSGAVLAREGGVVVVTFNYRVAMEGFGQIQGAPANRGLLDQVAALTWVRDNIAAFGGDAGNVTVFGESAGAGSIAALLAMPRAAGLFRKAIAQSVPGTFLSLALADDIGAAIAAEAGGPPTVEALSALTPGRLLKAVEAVTATMPSRGRWGLVARTPTPFSPVVDGDVLPRTPWDALAAGAAHDVALIAGHNRDEYRFFLVLQELLGKVTDEQAAAALDAFAPDPAAFRAAFPDASADDLYETVLSDWLFRMPSLHLAEAQAAGGGRAHLYELAFPAPGLGGVFGACHVLDVPLAFGNLTGGPADLLIGDGRAAAEPVSAEIRRAWTRFATSGDPGWPVYDPDRRPTQIFDTEPAVTPYPEGTSRSLWASHTFPELPLLP is encoded by the coding sequence GTGGACCATCACCCTGAGGCCGTCACCACCGCCGGGGCGGTGCGCGGCAGGCGGGAGGACGGGCTCGCCGTCTTCCGCGGCGTCCCGTTCGCCCGCCCGCCGGTCGGCCCGCTGCGCTTCGCCGCCCCGGAGCCGCCCGAGCCGTGGGAGGGCGTCCGTCCCGCCGAGGCGTTCGGCCCGCCCCCGCCGCAGTCGCCCGGTCCCGGCCCCGCCCGTCCGGTGGCCACCGGCGACGACTGGCTGACCTGCAACGTCTGGTCGCCCGACCTCGGAGCCGGCGGCCTCCCGGTGATGGTGTGGATCTACGGCGGCGCCTACCTGTCCGGAAGCTCCGGCGACCCGGGTTACTCCGGCGCCGTCCTCGCCCGTGAGGGCGGTGTCGTGGTGGTGACGTTCAACTACCGCGTCGCCATGGAGGGGTTCGGGCAGATCCAGGGCGCCCCCGCCAACCGCGGGCTGCTCGACCAGGTCGCCGCGCTGACCTGGGTCCGCGACAACATCGCGGCCTTCGGCGGCGACGCCGGTAACGTCACCGTCTTCGGCGAGTCCGCCGGCGCCGGCTCGATCGCCGCGCTGCTGGCGATGCCCCGCGCGGCCGGGCTCTTCCGGAAGGCCATCGCGCAGAGCGTCCCGGGCACGTTCCTCTCCCTCGCCCTCGCCGACGACATCGGCGCCGCCATCGCCGCCGAGGCCGGAGGGCCGCCCACCGTCGAGGCCCTGTCGGCGCTGACGCCCGGCCGCCTGCTGAAGGCCGTCGAGGCGGTGACCGCCACGATGCCGTCGAGGGGGCGCTGGGGGCTCGTGGCGCGCACCCCGACCCCGTTCTCCCCCGTCGTCGACGGGGACGTCCTGCCGCGCACGCCCTGGGACGCGCTCGCCGCCGGGGCCGCCCACGACGTCGCGCTCATCGCCGGGCACAACCGCGACGAGTACCGCTTCTTCCTCGTCCTGCAGGAGCTCCTCGGGAAGGTCACCGACGAGCAGGCCGCGGCGGCGCTCGACGCCTTCGCGCCCGATCCGGCCGCCTTCCGCGCCGCGTTCCCGGACGCCTCGGCGGACGACCTGTACGAGACCGTCCTGTCCGACTGGCTGTTCCGCATGCCCAGCCTGCATCTCGCCGAGGCCCAGGCCGCGGGCGGCGGGCGGGCGCACCTGTACGAGCTGGCCTTCCCGGCCCCGGGGCTGGGCGGGGTCTTCGGCGCGTGCCACGTCCTGGACGTCCCCCTGGCGTTCGGCAACCTCACCGGCGGACCGGCGGACCTGCTCATCGGCGACGGCCGGGCGGCGGCCGAGCCGGTGTCGGCCGAGATCCGCCGGGCGTGGACGCGTTTCGCGACGTCCGGCGACCCCGGCTGGCCGGTCTACGACCCGGACCGCCGCCCCACCCAGATCTTCGACACGGAACCCGCCGTCACGCCCTATCCGGAGGGGACGTCGCGTTCGCTGTGGGCGTCGCACACCTTCCCCGAGCTTCCCCTCCTCCCCTGA
- a CDS encoding MerR family transcriptional regulator → MRIGELSARTGTTPRLLRYYEEQGLITPARSANGYRDYDERLVDRVAQIRGLLGAGLPTRIIRDILPCLDGPRVIHLTGATPEMIATLERERDQMTVRIACLTRNRDAIDGYLNALRARGGGTPAATSPPPAPGSSGA, encoded by the coding sequence GTGCGGATCGGAGAGCTGTCGGCGCGCACCGGTACGACACCCCGCCTGCTGCGCTACTACGAGGAGCAAGGGCTGATCACCCCCGCCCGCTCGGCGAACGGCTACCGCGACTACGACGAGCGGCTCGTGGACCGGGTCGCCCAGATCCGCGGCCTCCTCGGCGCCGGGCTGCCGACGAGGATCATCAGGGACATCCTGCCGTGCCTCGACGGGCCGCGGGTCATCCACCTCACCGGCGCGACACCGGAGATGATCGCCACCCTCGAACGGGAACGCGACCAGATGACCGTCCGCATCGCCTGCCTGACCCGCAACAGGGACGCGATCGACGGCTACCTCAACGCGCTCCGTGCCCGCGGCGGCGGGACCCCCGCCGCTACTTCGCCTCCACCGGCACCGGGATCGTCGGGAGCATGA
- a CDS encoding leishmanolysin-related zinc metalloendopeptidase, producing the protein MDTYLAKADAARASELAATDSPFTIEIRFLGGLSDEQQAAFAGAADRWARVIVGDLPDIEIDGDLIDDVLILAQGQAIDGVGHVLGQAGPTHARRAADGTWLQPCKGHMAFDTADLGQMEAEGTLLDVITHEMGHVLGIGSMWGLKGLVSPPADAPDALVNPVFTGPAAMAEYGRLLGGGPLPVPVENRGGGGTARVHWRESVFANELMTGFVGAAGNPLSRLTIAGLQDLEYQVDLEAADEYALPDLLSLAQAGSLVTHVAPVDHGFMLPTIPVPVEAK; encoded by the coding sequence ATGGACACCTATCTGGCGAAAGCCGACGCCGCGCGGGCCTCGGAGCTCGCCGCGACGGACTCCCCCTTCACCATCGAGATCCGCTTCCTCGGCGGGCTCTCCGATGAGCAGCAGGCCGCGTTCGCGGGGGCCGCGGACCGCTGGGCGCGCGTCATCGTCGGGGACCTGCCCGACATCGAGATCGACGGCGACCTCATCGACGACGTGCTGATCCTCGCGCAGGGACAGGCGATCGACGGCGTCGGCCACGTGCTCGGCCAGGCGGGGCCGACCCACGCGCGCCGCGCCGCGGACGGCACGTGGCTCCAGCCGTGCAAGGGGCACATGGCCTTCGACACCGCCGACCTCGGGCAGATGGAGGCCGAGGGGACGCTGCTCGACGTCATCACCCACGAGATGGGGCACGTCCTCGGCATCGGGAGCATGTGGGGGCTGAAGGGCCTGGTCAGCCCCCCGGCGGACGCCCCGGACGCGCTCGTGAACCCGGTGTTCACCGGGCCCGCGGCGATGGCCGAGTACGGGCGGCTGCTCGGCGGCGGGCCGCTCCCCGTCCCGGTGGAGAACCGCGGCGGCGGCGGCACGGCCCGCGTCCACTGGCGGGAGAGCGTGTTCGCGAACGAGCTGATGACGGGCTTCGTCGGGGCGGCCGGGAACCCGCTGAGCCGTCTCACCATCGCGGGCCTCCAGGACCTGGAATACCAGGTCGACCTGGAGGCGGCCGACGAGTACGCGCTGCCCGACCTGCTGTCGCTCGCCCAGGCCGGGTCGCTGGTCACGCACGTCGCGCCCGTCGACCACGGGTTCATGCTCCCGACGATCCCGGTGCCGGTGGAGGCGAAGTAG
- a CDS encoding DUF72 domain-containing protein: protein MRLHVGCAMWTHAPWQRRFLPHPLPPDERLRAYATWCNAVEGNTTFYATPARTAVESWARQTSPDFRFVVKLPKAITHERRLNGADDEVRAFLDAVEPLGPRVHALWIQLPGSFGPADLGGLARFLHRLPRSHARAVEVRHRAFFEDARSERLLEQVLTSAGAEWVPFDTTTLFRSRPTSDAERDAWTKKPRVPRRSRALTGRPIVRYLGRDDTSGTVEGWRDWAGTVAGWLREGRSPTVFVHTPDNAEALPLARRFHDDVRALVPEVEPLPEPEPAEPPTLF from the coding sequence ATGCGGCTTCACGTGGGATGCGCGATGTGGACCCACGCGCCCTGGCAGCGGCGCTTCCTGCCCCACCCGCTTCCGCCGGACGAGCGCCTGCGCGCGTACGCGACCTGGTGCAACGCGGTCGAGGGCAACACCACCTTCTACGCGACCCCCGCGAGGACCGCCGTGGAGTCGTGGGCACGGCAGACGTCCCCGGACTTCCGGTTCGTGGTCAAGCTGCCCAAGGCGATCACGCACGAGCGCCGCCTCAACGGCGCCGACGACGAGGTCCGCGCGTTCCTGGACGCGGTCGAGCCGCTCGGGCCCCGCGTCCACGCGCTCTGGATCCAGCTGCCGGGCTCGTTCGGGCCGGCCGACCTCGGCGGCCTGGCGCGCTTCCTGCACCGGCTCCCCCGCTCCCACGCCCGCGCGGTCGAGGTCCGCCACCGCGCCTTCTTCGAGGACGCGCGGTCCGAGCGGCTCCTCGAACAGGTCCTCACAAGTGCCGGCGCCGAATGGGTGCCCTTCGACACCACCACCCTCTTCCGGAGCCGCCCGACCAGCGACGCCGAACGGGACGCCTGGACGAAGAAGCCCCGCGTCCCCCGGCGGTCGCGGGCCCTCACGGGCCGCCCGATCGTCCGCTACCTCGGCAGGGACGACACGTCCGGGACGGTCGAGGGCTGGCGCGACTGGGCGGGGACGGTCGCGGGGTGGCTGCGCGAGGGCCGTTCGCCGACCGTGTTCGTCCATACGCCCGACAACGCCGAGGCGCTTCCGCTCGCCCGCCGCTTCCACGACGACGTGCGGGCCCTGGTGCCGGAGGTCGAGCCGCTGCCCGAACCGGAGCCGGCCGAGCCCCCCACCCTGTTCTGA
- a CDS encoding lytic polysaccharide monooxygenase auxiliary activity family 9 protein has product MPRKSSLAVAATIAVGLPVVIAVPAWSHGFTTSPPSRSYLCGTHKVQDCGEVQWDPDGVEGPKGFPASGPRDGTICAGADGRWSPLDDQRGGTGWPGTKVTSGSALSIKWQFTAPHSTSSFRYFITKEGWNSSQPLTRAALDLTPFVQQNYSGKMPSNPTTHNGTLPQRTGRHIMLAVWDIADTGNAFYQCSDLDFS; this is encoded by the coding sequence ATGCCAAGGAAGTCCAGTCTCGCCGTAGCCGCCACCATCGCCGTCGGCCTGCCCGTGGTGATCGCGGTGCCGGCGTGGTCGCACGGCTTCACCACATCGCCGCCGAGCCGCAGCTATCTGTGCGGCACGCACAAGGTCCAGGACTGCGGCGAGGTCCAATGGGACCCCGACGGCGTCGAGGGCCCGAAGGGGTTCCCGGCCTCCGGCCCCCGCGACGGCACCATCTGCGCCGGAGCGGACGGACGCTGGTCGCCGCTCGACGACCAGCGCGGCGGCACCGGCTGGCCCGGGACGAAGGTCACGAGCGGCTCCGCCCTCAGCATCAAGTGGCAGTTCACCGCCCCGCACTCCACCTCCTCCTTCCGCTACTTCATCACCAAGGAGGGCTGGAACAGCAGCCAGCCGCTGACCCGCGCCGCGCTGGACCTCACCCCGTTCGTCCAGCAGAACTACAGCGGCAAGATGCCGTCCAACCCGACGACCCACAACGGCACGCTCCCGCAGCGCACGGGTCGCCACATCATGCTGGCCGTCTGGGACATCGCGGACACCGGCAACGCCTTCTACCAGTGCTCCGACCTCGACTTCAGCTGA
- the pqqA gene encoding pyrroloquinoline quinone precursor peptide PqqA — MTGTTERNDGDTLWVTPDYQIVETSLEVTAYFGVEI, encoded by the coding sequence ATGACCGGAACAACGGAACGGAACGACGGCGACACTCTGTGGGTGACGCCCGACTACCAGATCGTGGAGACGTCACTCGAGGTCACGGCCTACTTCGGCGTCGAGATCTGA
- the pqqB gene encoding pyrroloquinoline quinone biosynthesis protein PqqB has translation MRLLVLGTAAGGGVPQWNCACRGCAAARAEPTWRRRHASIAVEAGGGRWFVVNATPDIGEQIEECGELHPGPGRRDTPVAGVILTDAELDHTLGLPRLREASGVRVVATATVRAALSRGLRLDRVLAPYTALSWTTLPEHAPEPLDGGPLEVQGIRVSGKRPRYAVDEDVDAGDAWVVALRIRDARDGKVVVYAPALAAWPDELDGVLRGADCVFVDGTFWDDEEPRRTGCSTRTSTEMGHLPITGPNGTEERLAALPAERRLYTHLNNTNPLIDPSDEGHRRLAAAGIEVASERTVIEL, from the coding sequence ATGCGGCTGCTGGTCCTCGGCACCGCGGCGGGCGGCGGCGTGCCCCAGTGGAACTGCGCATGCCGGGGGTGCGCCGCCGCCCGAGCCGAGCCGACATGGCGTCGCCGTCACGCCTCGATCGCCGTCGAGGCGGGCGGGGGACGGTGGTTCGTCGTCAACGCGACGCCCGACATCGGCGAGCAGATCGAGGAGTGCGGCGAGCTGCACCCCGGCCCCGGCCGGCGCGACACGCCCGTCGCGGGTGTGATCCTCACCGACGCCGAGCTCGACCACACGCTCGGCCTCCCGCGTCTGCGGGAGGCGTCGGGCGTGCGTGTCGTGGCGACCGCCACGGTGCGCGCCGCGCTGTCGCGCGGACTCCGCCTGGACCGCGTCCTCGCCCCCTACACCGCGCTGTCCTGGACGACCCTCCCCGAACACGCGCCCGAGCCGCTGGACGGCGGGCCGCTGGAGGTCCAGGGCATCCGGGTGTCGGGCAAACGGCCCCGCTACGCGGTGGACGAGGACGTCGACGCCGGTGACGCCTGGGTGGTCGCCCTGCGCATCCGCGACGCCCGGGACGGCAAGGTCGTCGTGTACGCGCCGGCGCTCGCCGCCTGGCCGGACGAGCTGGACGGCGTCCTGCGCGGCGCCGACTGCGTCTTCGTGGACGGCACGTTCTGGGACGACGAGGAGCCCCGCCGGACGGGATGCTCCACCCGGACGTCCACCGAGATGGGCCACCTGCCGATCACCGGCCCGAACGGGACGGAGGAGCGGCTGGCGGCCCTGCCCGCCGAACGGCGCCTGTACACCCATCTGAACAACACGAACCCCCTCATCGACCCGTCCGACGAAGGACACCGGCGGCTCGCCGCGGCCGGGATCGAGGTGGCCAGCGAGAGAACGGTGATCGAACTGTGA